In one Corallococcus sp. EGB genomic region, the following are encoded:
- a CDS encoding DUF2634 domain-containing protein, translated as MADALRTDLRLAFKETGEVDLDWSTDTGATTVSGKDNLIQALTLRLIVYRGHLEQLGHTRYGSRVADLIGEPLDRANLDLLRRYVRQALKEDPRVDEVTALSVTARADLPGAVDVRASIRAVTGDAVELGLALDLG; from the coding sequence ATGGCGGACGCGCTTCGGACCGACCTGCGCCTGGCGTTCAAGGAGACCGGCGAGGTGGACCTGGACTGGTCCACCGACACCGGCGCCACGACCGTCAGCGGCAAGGACAACCTCATCCAGGCGCTGACGCTGCGCCTCATCGTCTACCGGGGACACCTGGAGCAACTGGGGCATACCCGCTACGGCAGCCGTGTCGCGGACCTCATCGGAGAGCCGCTGGACCGGGCCAACCTGGACCTGCTGCGGCGCTACGTGCGTCAGGCGCTCAAGGAGGATCCGCGCGTGGACGAGGTGACGGCGTTGAGCGTCACCGCCCGGGCCGACCTGCCGGGCGCGGTGGACGTGAGGGCCAGCATCCGGGCCGTCACGGGAGACGCGGTGGAGCTGGGACTGGCGCTCGACCTGGGTTGA
- a CDS encoding baseplate J/gp47 family protein, giving the protein MGDLLLSLIPPEETSFSAIVDRLLSNLGPGSDTNAGSMARTLAEAYGREMATFYAMLELAHRSGYLDTAEGAALDNVVAVLGLQRARAGRLTGEVELSRAAPAPEDIGIPAGRQVTGVSADSKPLPLFETMEEATLRRGETRVVIRVQEIRDDSEASKQAPPVINPFRLTMMPRPVLGIEAVTNPAPLRRGSEDETDESLRARARTALRDGEKGTVEAIAAAVRQQGVQQVTVREPEDAPPGVIDVLVGDADFELNTQGVARVEAAIRASKAAGIRVRLRYARTVYFQVDFQVEPADPQMDEGTFDRLRRELQQALMRHMLELPVGESVNRRKLEALLFGNPAIRRISDLGVETFVWGASPQDPLQKQLVRESKSRVYGANRDWKMDPLEAARIDVDLKPPRISRLRPPVWRLDLVVALPGSEPRTPEQVRESLRGAIEVYAARLAEDVQMGREARIRLDDLQQALRTQARIDSLLACNVTLETGLSVSLVAATLRDTVTSVALRPDVRLVLGGAELVGVG; this is encoded by the coding sequence GTGGGAGATCTCCTTTTGAGCCTCATCCCGCCCGAAGAGACCTCGTTCAGCGCCATCGTCGACCGGCTGCTGTCGAACCTGGGGCCGGGGAGCGACACGAACGCGGGCAGCATGGCGCGCACCCTGGCGGAGGCGTACGGCCGGGAGATGGCGACCTTCTACGCCATGTTGGAGCTGGCCCACCGCTCCGGATACCTGGACACCGCCGAGGGTGCCGCCCTGGACAACGTGGTGGCCGTGCTGGGACTCCAGCGCGCTCGCGCCGGCCGCCTGACGGGCGAGGTGGAGCTCAGCCGCGCCGCGCCCGCCCCGGAGGACATCGGCATCCCCGCGGGCCGGCAGGTGACGGGCGTGTCCGCGGACTCCAAGCCGCTGCCCCTCTTCGAGACGATGGAAGAGGCCACGCTGCGCCGGGGCGAGACGCGCGTCGTCATCCGCGTGCAGGAGATCCGGGACGACTCGGAGGCGTCCAAGCAGGCGCCGCCTGTCATCAACCCCTTCCGCCTGACGATGATGCCCCGGCCGGTGCTGGGCATCGAGGCCGTCACCAACCCCGCGCCCCTGCGCCGGGGCAGCGAGGACGAAACGGATGAAAGCCTCCGCGCCCGCGCGCGCACCGCGCTGCGCGATGGCGAGAAGGGGACCGTGGAGGCCATCGCAGCGGCCGTGCGTCAGCAGGGCGTGCAGCAGGTCACCGTGCGAGAGCCGGAGGACGCGCCCCCGGGCGTCATCGACGTGCTGGTGGGCGACGCCGACTTCGAGCTGAACACCCAGGGCGTGGCGCGCGTGGAGGCGGCCATCCGCGCGTCGAAGGCCGCCGGCATCCGCGTGCGGCTGCGCTACGCGCGCACCGTCTACTTCCAGGTGGACTTCCAGGTGGAGCCCGCGGATCCGCAGATGGACGAGGGCACCTTCGACCGGCTCCGCCGGGAGCTCCAGCAGGCGCTCATGCGCCACATGTTGGAGCTGCCCGTGGGGGAGAGCGTGAACCGCCGCAAGCTGGAGGCGCTCCTCTTCGGCAACCCCGCCATCCGCCGCATCAGCGACCTGGGAGTGGAGACCTTCGTCTGGGGCGCGAGCCCCCAGGATCCCCTCCAGAAGCAGCTCGTGCGCGAGAGCAAGAGCCGCGTGTACGGCGCCAACCGCGACTGGAAGATGGATCCGCTGGAGGCGGCGCGGATCGACGTGGACCTGAAGCCGCCGCGCATCTCCCGGCTGCGTCCTCCCGTCTGGCGCCTGGACCTGGTCGTGGCGCTGCCGGGGAGCGAGCCCCGCACGCCGGAGCAGGTGCGCGAGTCCCTGCGGGGCGCCATCGAGGTGTACGCCGCCCGGCTCGCCGAGGATGTCCAGATGGGGCGTGAAGCGCGCATCCGCCTGGACGACCTCCAGCAGGCGCTGAGGACCCAGGCGCGCATCGACTCCCTGCTGGCCTGCAACGTCACCCTGGAGACGGGGCTGTCCGTCTCCCTCGTCGCGGCCACCCTGCGGGACACGGTGACGTCCGTCGCGCTGCGGCCCGACGTCCGGCTGGTGCTCGGCGGCGCCGAGCTGGTGGGGGTCGGATGA